One stretch of Paenibacillus sp. FSL R5-0341 DNA includes these proteins:
- a CDS encoding glycoside hydrolase family 2 TIM barrel-domain containing protein has product MKATKADINWLGDVSVFEVNRLHAYSDHRYYQTMDEAVGSGAMSMRYDLNGTWKFNYAIRPDSRSEFFYTSDFSSEGWDDIEVPGHIQLQGYGQIQYVNTQYPWDGLNEIRPPALPQDKNPVGSYIRTFHLPTGWESNPVYISFQGVESAFYVWLNGQFVGYGEDSFTPSDFDLTPFLQDGENKLAVEVYQRSTGSWLEDQDFWRFSGIFRDVYLYTVPTAHVRDVHVRTDLDKSYTNGTLQLDLKLEGKAVAGSRVEAELRDREGKTVKTFESKVNDGQVSLREDIGTVNLWSAEIPYLYRLYIRVYDAAGALVEVVPQAVGFRTFEMIDKVMHINGKRIVFKGVNRHEFNPRRGRAVTKEDMLWDVRTIKQNNMNAVRTSHYPNQSLWYELCDEYGLYVIDEMNLETHGSWQKLGAVEPSWVIPGDKPEWHDIVMDRAVSMVERDKNHPSILIWSCGNESHGGEVIYKVSQYFKSADPTRLVHYEGVFHDRRFDETSDMETRMYAKPADIEEFLNANPTKPYISCEYMHAMGNSIGGMHKYTELEDKYPMYQGGFIWDYIDQSIYKKDRYGKEFLAYGGDFGDRPSDYSFCGNGIVHADRKVTAKMQEVKFLYQNIKLFPDREGVKIVNGNLFADTSALELVYSLEREGHEVLRGTLEVNVDAQSETVVKLPLEAASLADGEYAVNTALVLKAATLWADKGEEVAFGQFIFTQDQVNDAVEVDLNLVSDVQVIEGDVNIGVRAGKTHALFSKQFGTLVSLKLSGRETIAVPPAPLFWRAMTDNDKGMAMGFELGAWYAASLMPRSVEWKAEQKPDQYRIEFTYKLNISADVQVKVVYTVHADGSVRVHNAYKGTAGLPNLPIHALSFRTSPDFENVEWLAMGPEENYADRAFGARLGIHGSKVADTVAPYLVPQESGNRTGVRWAKLTDNAGRGFKIEASGTPVELNVSPYTAFELENAQHAYELPPVHYTVVTVAGKQMGVGGDDSWGAPVHPEYLIPSDGELTFEFVIREL; this is encoded by the coding sequence ATGAAAGCAACAAAGGCAGATATCAACTGGTTGGGAGACGTAAGTGTATTTGAGGTGAACCGTCTTCATGCCTATTCCGATCACCGTTATTACCAAACGATGGACGAGGCTGTAGGTTCAGGCGCGATGTCCATGCGTTATGATCTGAATGGTACGTGGAAATTCAACTATGCGATTCGTCCAGATAGCCGTTCTGAGTTTTTCTATACATCCGATTTCTCCAGTGAAGGCTGGGATGATATTGAAGTTCCGGGACACATCCAACTGCAAGGATACGGACAGATTCAATATGTAAATACCCAATATCCTTGGGACGGTTTGAACGAGATTCGTCCACCGGCATTGCCACAGGACAAAAATCCTGTAGGTAGTTACATTCGCACATTCCACCTGCCGACAGGTTGGGAGTCGAATCCGGTATATATTTCTTTCCAAGGCGTAGAGTCTGCATTCTATGTATGGCTTAACGGACAATTCGTAGGATACGGAGAAGATAGCTTCACGCCGTCTGACTTTGACCTAACGCCATTCCTTCAGGATGGAGAGAACAAACTCGCGGTTGAGGTGTATCAACGCAGCACGGGCAGCTGGCTGGAAGATCAGGATTTCTGGCGTTTCTCCGGCATTTTCAGAGATGTGTATCTGTATACCGTCCCGACTGCACACGTTCGTGATGTTCATGTTCGCACAGATCTGGACAAGTCCTACACGAACGGTACATTGCAATTGGATCTGAAGCTGGAAGGAAAAGCCGTTGCTGGATCGCGGGTAGAGGCTGAACTTCGTGATCGTGAAGGCAAGACCGTTAAGACGTTTGAATCCAAAGTTAATGATGGACAAGTAAGTCTTCGTGAAGACATTGGTACAGTGAACCTGTGGAGCGCAGAGATTCCATACTTGTACCGTCTCTATATTCGTGTATATGATGCTGCGGGTGCATTGGTAGAGGTTGTTCCTCAAGCCGTTGGTTTCCGTACATTTGAAATGATTGACAAAGTAATGCACATCAACGGTAAACGTATCGTATTCAAAGGTGTGAATCGCCATGAGTTCAACCCGCGTCGTGGACGTGCGGTTACGAAGGAGGACATGCTGTGGGATGTTCGTACCATCAAACAGAACAATATGAATGCCGTACGTACGTCACACTATCCAAACCAAAGTCTGTGGTATGAGCTATGTGATGAATACGGACTCTATGTTATTGACGAGATGAACCTGGAGACACACGGATCTTGGCAGAAGCTTGGTGCTGTTGAGCCTTCTTGGGTTATCCCAGGTGACAAACCGGAATGGCATGATATCGTTATGGACCGCGCTGTATCCATGGTGGAACGTGACAAAAACCATCCGTCCATTCTGATCTGGTCTTGTGGTAATGAATCACACGGTGGTGAAGTCATCTACAAAGTATCCCAATACTTTAAATCGGCTGATCCAACACGTTTGGTGCATTATGAAGGTGTATTCCATGATCGTCGTTTCGATGAGACAAGTGATATGGAGACCCGCATGTATGCCAAACCGGCTGACATTGAGGAATTCCTGAATGCGAATCCGACCAAGCCTTATATTAGCTGTGAGTACATGCACGCCATGGGTAACTCTATTGGTGGTATGCACAAATACACGGAGTTGGAAGACAAATACCCGATGTATCAAGGTGGATTCATCTGGGATTACATCGACCAATCCATTTACAAAAAAGATCGTTACGGCAAAGAGTTCCTCGCTTATGGCGGAGATTTCGGTGATCGTCCATCAGACTATTCGTTCTGTGGCAACGGTATCGTCCATGCTGATCGTAAAGTGACTGCGAAAATGCAGGAAGTCAAATTCCTGTATCAGAACATCAAACTGTTCCCGGATCGTGAAGGCGTTAAAATCGTGAACGGTAATCTGTTCGCAGATACATCTGCACTGGAACTGGTATACAGCCTGGAGCGCGAGGGACATGAAGTGCTACGCGGAACATTGGAAGTCAACGTGGATGCGCAAAGCGAGACGGTAGTGAAGCTTCCGTTGGAGGCAGCCTCCTTGGCAGACGGCGAGTACGCTGTAAACACTGCACTTGTGTTGAAAGCTGCTACACTGTGGGCTGACAAAGGCGAAGAAGTGGCATTTGGACAGTTTATTTTCACACAGGATCAGGTAAATGATGCAGTTGAAGTGGACTTGAACCTTGTAAGTGATGTACAAGTTATCGAAGGTGACGTTAACATCGGCGTTCGTGCTGGCAAAACGCATGCGCTGTTCTCCAAACAGTTCGGTACACTGGTTTCCCTGAAATTGTCCGGTCGTGAGACCATTGCGGTACCACCTGCACCGCTCTTCTGGCGTGCAATGACGGATAATGACAAAGGCATGGCGATGGGCTTCGAACTGGGTGCCTGGTATGCAGCAAGCCTGATGCCACGTTCTGTAGAGTGGAAAGCGGAACAGAAACCGGATCAATACCGGATCGAGTTCACGTACAAGCTCAACATTTCGGCGGATGTACAAGTAAAAGTGGTCTATACTGTACATGCAGATGGAAGCGTGCGTGTGCATAATGCGTACAAAGGTACAGCTGGATTGCCGAATCTGCCAATCCATGCATTGTCCTTCAGAACGTCACCTGACTTCGAAAACGTGGAATGGCTCGCGATGGGACCTGAAGAAAACTATGCAGACCGTGCATTTGGCGCACGTTTGGGCATTCATGGCAGCAAGGTAGCTGATACTGTAGCTCCATATCTGGTACCACAGGAATCTGGCAACCGTACAGGTGTACGTTGGGCCAAATTGACAGACAACGCGGGACGTGGCTTCAAAATTGAAGCATCCGGAACCCCGGTTGAGCTGAATGTATCACCATATACGGCATTTGAGCTGGAGAACGCACAACATGCGTACGAATTGCCTCCTGTGCACTATACGGTCGTGACTGTAGCGGGTAAACAAATGGGTGTCGGCGGTGATGACAGCTGGGGTGCTCCAGTTCATCCGGAATACCTGATCCCTTCAGACGGCGAACTGACATTTGAATTTGTTATTCGTGAACTGTAA
- the rsmD gene encoding 16S rRNA (guanine(966)-N(2))-methyltransferase RsmD gives MRVVSGSAKGRPLKAVPGTGTRPTTDKVKEALFSMVGPYFEGGTALDLFAGSGGLGIEALSRGMDKAVFVDLESKSIEVIRMNLKATKLEDQAAVYRNDAGRALKALAKRGTTFDLVFLDPPYRMKNGHELMLTMHELELLEPEATIVLEYESKHDYPEQFGPFEQTRKALYGETAVSIYYYAPEAVEDGESITPEEEAPHD, from the coding sequence GTGAGAGTGGTATCTGGGAGTGCGAAAGGTAGGCCGCTGAAGGCTGTTCCTGGCACAGGCACGCGACCGACCACCGACAAGGTGAAGGAAGCGTTATTTAGCATGGTTGGTCCTTATTTTGAGGGCGGCACAGCATTGGATCTGTTTGCAGGCAGTGGGGGTCTCGGAATTGAGGCGCTGAGCCGCGGCATGGACAAGGCTGTTTTTGTTGATTTGGAATCGAAAAGTATTGAAGTGATCCGCATGAATCTGAAGGCGACCAAGCTGGAAGACCAGGCGGCTGTATACCGTAATGATGCAGGTCGTGCATTGAAGGCACTCGCCAAGCGAGGCACAACGTTCGATCTGGTGTTTCTCGACCCGCCATATCGCATGAAGAACGGGCACGAGTTGATGCTGACCATGCACGAACTGGAACTTCTGGAACCCGAAGCAACCATCGTGCTTGAATATGAATCCAAACATGATTACCCTGAGCAATTCGGCCCGTTTGAACAAACGCGCAAGGCTTTGTATGGGGAGACGGCAGTATCCATCTATTATTATGCGCCTGAAGCGGTTGAAGATGGAGAATCCATTACACCGGAAGAGGAGGCTCCTCATGACTGA
- the coaD gene encoding pantetheine-phosphate adenylyltransferase, producing MIHRQERIAVYPGSFDPVTMGHLDIIARASKQFDRVIVAVLNNMSKNPLFTVEERKELITEVTRHLPNVEVDSFRDLTANYVRQKEAQVIVRGIRSVTDFEYELQLASTNSKLNPDAETIFMMTNPKYSYLSSSIVKEIAHYHGDVTDLVSPEVEAALRQKISEKTGG from the coding sequence ATGATACATCGACAGGAACGGATCGCCGTATATCCTGGAAGTTTTGATCCCGTAACGATGGGGCATCTCGATATTATCGCCAGAGCGTCGAAGCAATTTGATCGCGTCATTGTGGCTGTGTTGAACAATATGAGCAAAAATCCGCTGTTTACGGTGGAGGAACGCAAGGAACTGATCACGGAAGTAACCCGCCATCTACCGAATGTGGAGGTGGACAGTTTCCGTGATCTGACGGCCAATTACGTTCGGCAAAAGGAAGCACAGGTTATCGTTCGCGGTATACGCTCAGTTACTGATTTTGAATACGAGCTGCAATTGGCATCGACCAACAGCAAGTTGAATCCGGATGCGGAAACGATATTTATGATGACGAATCCAAAGTATTCCTATTTAAGTTCCAGCATCGTCAAAGAAATCGCTCATTATCATGGAGATGTAACAGATCTTGTATCACCTGAAGTGGAAGCTGCGCTCCGTCAGAAAATCAGCGAGAAAACCGGCGGTTAA
- a CDS encoding nucleoside recognition domain-containing protein, translated as MTIQSEVRDSGPLRTILLSTGALALVIAVVASPKEAFDASIQGLDIWWKIIFPAMLPFLMLSQMLTAFGFTHAMGALLGPLMQRWFRLPGSAGLAIAVGMCGGFPAGADAVSRLFQDRQITAKQAVVLAAAAHFANPMMIILVVGAAFLHQPAAGYFLLVVHWISGWIAAIFAVRLLPAPGNQKDLVGSTALQADNSSRGPQTASPASSTSRSSLPHHSKIKRRSIWSDMMIAAREAHSRDGRGFGKLLGDTVSQAVQTLMMTGGYMIGFAVFIRLLSLYVTPGSSAALWPAFLELHLGTYHLSQTSLTPALLMSLLAAVLGWGGLCSHLQVSAVLKGTGPDSKSMLYFAGVRLIHGIIAFIISLFLWMPFSRYSTQAWTTLQTNADQDLSTPFSWLFIHNPGNTYTINAIWSALPAACMGLALLLAIMISLSGLTFWFNRRFSR; from the coding sequence ATGACAATACAGAGCGAGGTTAGAGACTCTGGCCCGTTACGAACGATACTTCTAAGTACCGGCGCGTTAGCACTGGTCATTGCAGTAGTTGCTTCCCCCAAAGAAGCGTTTGATGCCTCTATTCAAGGTCTGGATATATGGTGGAAAATCATCTTCCCTGCCATGCTTCCGTTCCTGATGTTATCCCAAATGCTCACTGCGTTTGGCTTCACCCACGCGATGGGTGCCTTGCTCGGACCACTAATGCAACGCTGGTTCAGACTTCCAGGCAGCGCTGGGCTCGCTATCGCTGTTGGCATGTGCGGCGGATTCCCCGCAGGAGCAGATGCAGTATCCCGTTTATTTCAGGATAGACAAATTACCGCCAAGCAGGCGGTTGTCCTTGCAGCAGCAGCTCATTTTGCCAATCCAATGATGATCATCCTGGTCGTTGGTGCTGCTTTTCTTCACCAGCCTGCTGCCGGATATTTCCTCTTAGTGGTTCACTGGATCAGCGGCTGGATTGCTGCCATTTTTGCCGTGCGTCTCTTGCCTGCACCGGGTAACCAGAAAGATCTGGTTGGTTCGACAGCCCTCCAAGCGGATAACAGTTCTCGTGGTCCTCAGACGGCAAGTCCTGCAAGTTCCACAAGTCGCTCATCTCTCCCCCACCACTCTAAGATCAAACGACGTAGCATATGGTCTGATATGATGATTGCAGCCAGGGAAGCCCATAGTCGTGATGGAAGAGGGTTTGGCAAACTGTTAGGTGACACCGTGTCCCAGGCTGTGCAGACTTTGATGATGACCGGAGGATACATGATCGGTTTTGCCGTATTTATCCGGCTACTCTCCCTTTATGTGACTCCTGGTTCTTCTGCTGCGCTGTGGCCAGCCTTTTTGGAGCTTCATTTGGGCACCTACCATTTGAGCCAAACTTCGCTTACACCTGCCCTGCTGATGTCCCTGCTTGCAGCTGTTTTGGGATGGGGCGGTCTATGCTCCCATCTGCAAGTCTCTGCTGTCCTGAAAGGAACTGGACCCGACAGCAAATCCATGTTGTATTTTGCCGGAGTTCGTCTGATTCATGGGATCATCGCCTTTATTATCAGTCTGTTCCTCTGGATGCCGTTCAGCCGATATAGCACACAAGCCTGGACCACATTACAGACGAATGCAGACCAGGACCTGTCAACACCATTCAGTTGGCTCTTCATACATAATCCAGGCAACACATACACAATTAACGCCATATGGAGCGCCTTACCTGCTGCCTGCATGGGTCTAGCGTTACTTCTTGCAATTATGATTAGTCTATCAGGTCTTACCTTCTGGTTTAACCGCCGGTTTTCTCGCTGA
- a CDS encoding SepM family pheromone-processing serine protease: MNRIRKSGGFRASIFVIVVALVVYVAVYMPTPYIIYMPGSADEVKPMVTVKGGDQDERGVFMMTTVSATYANVFLLGTSLFNQNAQVDKKEDRLRGKSEAEYSAEQVWFMSDSQSSAMEAAYEQAGVAYSIVPEHIFVFGLSEDPKPEGDIAPGDIILGVNGTATPDNTVLSAQLKDKKVGDTVEMQLERGGETISRDVKLIQVKDSKTGETRPGLGVMIGAVQKVKAEDPDKQISFTDTQVGGPSAGLMFTLEIYNQLTPGDLTKGHRIAGTGTITKDGVVGAIGGVVHKIVAADRKEAEFFFVPKDNYKEAEAKAEQIGTKMKLVPVSTVDDALAYLKTLSVKS, from the coding sequence ATGAATCGGATTCGGAAATCTGGCGGATTCAGAGCTTCGATCTTTGTGATCGTGGTGGCTCTGGTCGTCTATGTTGCCGTGTACATGCCAACGCCGTATATCATATATATGCCTGGCAGTGCAGATGAAGTAAAACCAATGGTAACCGTTAAGGGCGGAGACCAGGATGAACGCGGTGTATTTATGATGACGACTGTGTCGGCAACATATGCCAATGTGTTTTTGCTAGGGACCTCTCTGTTCAATCAAAATGCTCAAGTGGATAAAAAGGAAGACCGACTGCGCGGCAAAAGCGAAGCGGAATACTCTGCTGAACAAGTATGGTTCATGAGTGACTCGCAATCCTCCGCAATGGAGGCTGCGTATGAGCAGGCTGGCGTTGCGTACTCCATTGTACCTGAACATATCTTTGTATTTGGACTGTCCGAAGACCCAAAACCGGAAGGAGACATTGCTCCGGGCGATATTATTCTGGGAGTGAACGGAACAGCTACGCCGGATAATACGGTCCTTTCTGCCCAGTTAAAAGATAAAAAGGTCGGAGATACGGTCGAAATGCAACTGGAACGTGGTGGAGAGACCATTAGCCGGGACGTGAAGCTGATTCAGGTCAAAGACAGTAAAACGGGTGAAACCCGACCGGGACTCGGCGTAATGATTGGTGCGGTTCAGAAGGTGAAAGCGGAAGATCCGGACAAACAGATCTCCTTCACCGATACCCAGGTTGGTGGTCCGTCTGCCGGATTGATGTTTACTTTGGAGATTTATAACCAGTTAACACCTGGAGATCTGACGAAAGGTCATCGAATTGCGGGTACAGGTACCATTACCAAGGACGGTGTGGTGGGTGCAATTGGTGGTGTAGTGCACAAAATTGTAGCTGCTGACCGGAAAGAAGCGGAGTTCTTCTTCGTGCCGAAGGATAATTACAAGGAAGCGGAAGCCAAGGCTGAACAAATTGGTACCAAAATGAAACTTGTGCCTGTGAGCACGGTGGATGATGCGTTGGCTTACCTGAAAACCTTGTCCGTGAAATCATAG
- a CDS encoding nucleotidyltransferase, which produces MKAVGVIVEYNPLHNGHVYHLQEARRLSGADAVVAVMSGPFLQRGEPAIVGKRARTEMALHAGADLVLELPVAYAVQPAEWFAFGAVSLLHRTGVVDSLCFGSESGDLDSLQRIARVLAVEPAGMREDIARRLREGASYPAAYAGAAAALAPGGVDAHDAAALLEQPNNSLGLHYLIALQRLGSAIQPFTAARTGAAYHDATPGPGAIASATAVRRLLMADGPDAAAPYVPAATLAILHREWQEGRAPIHWERFAQPLLHLAATRRASELERIAEVTEGLEHRLSRTLAQLPEPSVESLLDALKTKRYTRTKLQRMLAHLLLNHTKAECSPEQLAAGPGYLRVLGFNTQGQSLLKQMKKTASLPVVLKPSTFTHNQLELDIQAQVAYGLSSEHRDTRRMFSDYYESPVRV; this is translated from the coding sequence ATGAAAGCCGTGGGCGTCATTGTTGAATATAACCCTTTGCACAATGGGCATGTCTATCATTTGCAGGAAGCTCGGCGGCTAAGCGGGGCAGACGCCGTTGTTGCGGTCATGAGCGGCCCTTTTCTCCAGCGTGGTGAACCCGCCATCGTGGGTAAAAGGGCGCGCACCGAGATGGCGCTGCACGCAGGCGCGGATCTCGTGCTTGAACTGCCGGTTGCGTACGCGGTCCAACCGGCCGAGTGGTTCGCCTTCGGTGCGGTATCCCTGCTGCACCGCACCGGCGTTGTGGACTCGCTCTGCTTTGGCAGCGAGTCCGGAGACCTGGACAGCCTGCAGCGCATTGCGCGCGTGCTGGCTGTAGAGCCCGCAGGGATGCGCGAGGACATCGCGCGCCGCCTGCGGGAAGGCGCCAGCTACCCCGCCGCGTACGCAGGCGCGGCGGCAGCGCTGGCGCCCGGCGGCGTCGATGCTCACGACGCCGCTGCACTGCTGGAGCAGCCCAACAATTCGCTTGGGCTGCACTACCTGATCGCGCTGCAACGACTTGGCAGCGCGATCCAGCCCTTTACGGCGGCGCGTACCGGTGCCGCGTATCATGACGCGACGCCCGGGCCGGGGGCGATCGCCAGTGCCACAGCCGTCCGCCGCCTGCTGATGGCGGACGGCCCCGATGCCGCCGCGCCATACGTGCCGGCGGCGACCCTTGCCATTCTTCATCGCGAATGGCAGGAAGGGCGCGCTCCCATACACTGGGAGCGCTTTGCACAGCCGCTGTTGCACCTTGCGGCCACCCGCCGTGCCTCCGAGCTGGAACGCATCGCCGAAGTCACGGAAGGCCTGGAACACCGGCTGAGCCGTACACTCGCTCAGCTCCCGGAGCCTTCAGTCGAATCACTCCTGGATGCACTGAAGACCAAACGTTACACACGCACAAAGCTTCAGCGTATGCTTGCCCACTTGCTCCTGAATCACACCAAAGCCGAGTGTTCCCCAGAGCAATTGGCTGCCGGACCCGGATATCTCCGCGTCCTTGGATTTAATACTCAAGGGCAAAGCCTGCTTAAACAGATGAAGAAGACCGCGTCACTGCCTGTTGTGCTGAAACCGTCGACGTTCACCCACAATCAGCTGGAACTGGATATCCAAGCTCAGGTTGCGTATGGGCTCTCTTCCGAGCATAGGGATACACGCAGGATGTTCAGTGACTACTATGAGTCGCCTGTGAGAGTGTAA
- the hmpA gene encoding NO-inducible flavohemoprotein, whose translation MLSEHTIRVIKSTVPVLEVHGEAITRHFYETMFTAHPELLNIFNHANQKQGRQQAALANMVYTAALHIDNLSSILPAVQQVAHKHRSLGIVPEQYAIVGTYLLQAIKDVLGDAATDEIITAWGEAYNVIADAFIGIEQDMYTEAENQTGGWEGFRTFKVAKKVQESEIITSFYLVPDDGQPIASYKPGQYISIKIQPEAQSFTQIRQYSLSDTPGKPYYRISVKRELGGLDRPDGVISTYLHDHIEEGSQVELSAPAGDFTLDAEDKRPVVLLSGGVGLTPMISMLNTLVQLNENRAITFLHASPNGQSHAFRDHVNSLAELNESVKAYYCYTQPENSDHMSSHFHKEGYMDAVWLRQVINELDATYYLCGPVSFMRSVYTELLALGVAADNIHYEFFGPKASLSPAPESV comes from the coding sequence ATGTTAAGCGAGCACACAATTAGAGTCATTAAGTCTACAGTACCTGTACTTGAAGTCCACGGGGAAGCGATCACACGCCATTTCTATGAAACGATGTTTACGGCTCATCCGGAACTGCTAAATATTTTTAATCACGCAAATCAGAAACAGGGACGACAGCAAGCCGCCCTAGCCAATATGGTATACACCGCTGCCCTGCATATCGATAATCTGTCCTCCATCCTGCCTGCCGTCCAGCAAGTTGCACATAAACATCGCAGCCTAGGTATCGTTCCTGAGCAATATGCGATTGTCGGCACCTATCTGCTACAAGCCATCAAGGATGTGCTTGGAGACGCGGCAACGGATGAAATCATCACGGCGTGGGGCGAAGCCTACAATGTCATTGCAGACGCCTTTATCGGGATCGAACAGGACATGTATACGGAAGCGGAAAACCAGACGGGTGGCTGGGAAGGATTTCGTACCTTCAAAGTTGCCAAGAAAGTGCAGGAAAGTGAAATCATCACGTCCTTTTACCTCGTTCCAGACGACGGTCAGCCTATCGCCAGCTATAAACCCGGACAATACATTAGTATCAAAATCCAGCCAGAGGCACAGTCATTTACCCAGATTCGTCAGTATAGCCTTTCAGATACCCCGGGTAAACCCTACTATCGCATTTCCGTTAAGCGTGAGCTAGGTGGATTAGATCGCCCTGATGGAGTCATATCCACGTATCTCCACGACCACATTGAAGAAGGTAGTCAAGTGGAACTATCCGCTCCTGCTGGCGACTTCACGCTGGATGCAGAGGATAAACGTCCTGTTGTGTTACTTAGTGGGGGTGTTGGCTTAACGCCCATGATCAGTATGTTAAATACGCTGGTTCAGTTGAACGAAAACCGTGCAATTACTTTTTTACATGCAAGTCCCAATGGTCAATCTCACGCGTTCCGTGATCATGTGAACAGTCTGGCCGAACTTAATGAGAGCGTTAAAGCATATTATTGTTATACACAACCTGAGAATTCTGATCATATGAGCAGTCATTTTCATAAGGAAGGTTATATGGATGCGGTCTGGCTTCGCCAAGTGATTAATGAACTGGATGCCACCTATTATCTGTGTGGACCGGTTTCGTTCATGCGCTCAGTGTATACGGAGCTTCTGGCGCTTGGAGTTGCAGCAGACAACATTCATTATGAATTTTTTGGACCGAAAGCTAGTCTTTCTCCCGCGCCGGAGAGTGTCTAG
- a CDS encoding DUF177 domain-containing protein produces MLMPFRKVATSDGPLKFNEEWDIKELVSNRQDITAVTPLTADLSAAFREGDVVDVHGKLTIGVDMLCSRCLKPINEHFHIDFHEQFKQGKQPEDLHEDDDTLYVDGDSVDLKGYAEEVFLLDLPFIPLCSDTCKGLCPKCGHELNEGDCGCDNQVIDPRLAGLKDFFK; encoded by the coding sequence ATGTTAATGCCATTTCGCAAAGTGGCTACCAGTGATGGCCCCCTGAAGTTTAACGAAGAGTGGGATATCAAGGAACTGGTTTCTAACCGACAAGATATCACAGCCGTTACCCCGCTGACTGCGGACTTATCTGCAGCATTCAGAGAAGGTGACGTTGTGGATGTTCATGGCAAGCTGACTATAGGAGTGGACATGTTGTGCTCCCGTTGTCTTAAGCCGATCAATGAACATTTTCATATTGATTTTCATGAGCAATTCAAGCAAGGAAAACAGCCAGAGGATTTACACGAAGACGATGATACGCTCTATGTGGATGGAGATAGCGTTGATCTGAAGGGTTATGCCGAGGAAGTTTTTCTGCTGGATCTTCCGTTTATACCGCTATGCAGCGATACATGCAAAGGGTTATGCCCCAAGTGTGGCCATGAGCTGAACGAAGGTGACTGCGGTTGTGATAACCAGGTTATCGATCCGCGGCTTGCAGGGCTCAAGGATTTTTTTAAATGA
- the rpmF gene encoding 50S ribosomal protein L32 has product MAVPQRRTSKTRRDKRRTHFKLAVPGMVKCEQCGELKLSHHVCKVCGTYKAREIISQ; this is encoded by the coding sequence ATGGCAGTACCTCAACGGAGAACGTCCAAGACGCGTCGCGACAAACGTCGCACTCACTTTAAATTGGCTGTACCGGGCATGGTGAAATGTGAACAATGTGGCGAACTTAAACTTAGTCACCACGTGTGCAAAGTGTGCGGAACGTACAAAGCAAGAGAGATCATCTCTCAATAA
- the fapR gene encoding transcription factor FapR, protein MIEENPFVTDQELTRQLKVSIQTIRLDRLELGIPELRERMKLMAERSYDQVRSLPLHEIIGDIVDLQLDKSGISLFEIKEEHVFSRTGIARGHYVFAQANSLAVAIINDEIALTASADIRFVRSVHLGEKCIAKAYVRSIPGQKGKAKVEVFTYVGEEMVFQGNFVIYHSGGEDSGEGGHLE, encoded by the coding sequence ATGATAGAAGAAAACCCGTTTGTGACGGATCAGGAACTTACGCGCCAATTGAAGGTGAGTATTCAGACGATTCGTCTTGACAGGTTGGAACTTGGAATACCCGAACTTCGGGAACGGATGAAACTGATGGCAGAACGCTCGTATGATCAGGTACGCTCGCTGCCCCTGCATGAGATTATCGGTGATATTGTGGATTTACAGCTGGACAAGAGCGGTATTTCCTTGTTCGAGATTAAGGAAGAACACGTATTTTCCAGAACAGGCATTGCACGTGGACACTATGTCTTTGCACAGGCCAACTCCCTGGCTGTAGCGATTATTAATGACGAGATCGCGTTGACCGCATCAGCAGACATTCGTTTTGTCCGTTCGGTTCATTTGGGAGAAAAATGTATTGCTAAGGCTTATGTGAGATCGATTCCGGGTCAAAAGGGCAAAGCCAAAGTGGAAGTATTCACCTATGTAGGTGAAGAGATGGTGTTTCAAGGCAACTTTGTAATCTACCATTCAGGTGGAGAAGACAGCGGAGAAGGAGGTCATTTGGAATGA